The nucleotide sequence CACCTCATTTTTGGGCACGGCTGACGCTTCGTTAAGCATGAGGCCGGGCAGCAGTTGGGTCGGCGCCTTGCCCCCTTTGACTGCACGCACCAGCACACGGATCGCAGGCCGTCCTGCCTCGCCATGAACGGGCAGGACGGACAAGCTGCCGAAGCCGCGTGACAGCGCTGCCAGCACCTCCGCAATCCCATCCGCACGCCAGATCAAGGTAAGCGCGCCACCCGACTTGAGGATGCGTCGCGCCGCATGCACCCACGCATGCAGCGTTTCGTCAGTGGCCACATGCGCGGTGTGGCGCGCCTGATCCGGCGAGCCGCGATGCCGCGCCGGATCGTTGAAGGGCGGGTTCATCAGCACCACGTCGGTGCTGTCGGGCGAAAGCCCGTTCGCAGCGAAGGCTGACGCATCCGCCGTGACGTCGAGCACGATCGCATCGGCGGAAATCGCGTTCGTCGCTGCATTGGCGCGCGCGAGTTCCGCCTGCTCCGGATCGATCTCGACCAGACTGAGCCTAATTCCGGGGACGCGCCGGGCGAGCGCAAGCCCGGCCGCGCCAACGCCGGCGCCGAGATCGACCACCCGCTCGCCGGCCTCGGCTCGCGTCGCAGCCGCAAGCAGAATGGCGTCATGCCCGGCGCGGTGGCCGGACCGTTTCTGCCTCAGCCGCAACTGCCCGCCGAGAAAGGCGTCCTCGGTGATATCTGCAATGGCCTCAGTCATCGCCGCGCAATTCGTGACGGAGCCCGGCTTCGGTCAGGAGCTGCCGCGCCTCCCGGGCATCCTCCTCGTGGACCAGGATCCGGCGCGGCAGGATGCCGAGCGAGCCCTCGATGATGCTCATGTTCTGGTCCAGCACCAGATGATGGATGTTCGCGCCGTCGAGCAGCGCGCCGATCGCCGACACCAGCACCAAATCGTTGGTCCGAACCAGTTCGCGCAAAACGAGCCTCCTGCCTGAAAGGGGGTAAGCGGCCAATGTCAATGGTTCCGCGGCACTTGCCGCATCCGCCGGCAGTTTCTATTGTCTTTCCATCAGAATAGCCCCTCCGGGGCAAATATTGGAGACCGGCGTGGCCGTCATCGTACCTTTCGAAACCCCCGGCGCGTCGATCGAAGAGCTGGTTGCCCTTGTCGCCCCCGACATGGAGCGCGTCAACGCGACGATACTGTCGCGAACCGGCTCCGAGGTGACCATGATCCCGGAGGTAGCCAACCACCTGATCTCCTCCGGAGGAAAACGCCTGCGGCCGATGCTGACGCTCGCCATGGCCAACCTCGCCGGCTACACCGGCGATGGCCACATCAAGCTAGCCG is from Bradyrhizobium sp. ISRA430 and encodes:
- a CDS encoding DUF2007 domain-containing protein, translating into MRELVRTNDLVLVSAIGALLDGANIHHLVLDQNMSIIEGSLGILPRRILVHEEDAREARQLLTEAGLRHELRGDD
- a CDS encoding methyltransferase, translated to MTEAIADITEDAFLGGQLRLRQKRSGHRAGHDAILLAAATRAEAGERVVDLGAGVGAAGLALARRVPGIRLSLVEIDPEQAELARANAATNAISADAIVLDVTADASAFAANGLSPDSTDVVLMNPPFNDPARHRGSPDQARHTAHVATDETLHAWVHAARRILKSGGALTLIWRADGIAEVLAALSRGFGSLSVLPVHGEAGRPAIRVLVRAVKGGKAPTQLLPGLMLNEASAVPKNEVKEILEGRAVLPLAAS